The Lysobacter sp. genome includes a window with the following:
- a CDS encoding carbohydrate kinase family protein: MAALICGSLAYDTIMVFPDQFKNHILPDKVHILNVSFLVPRMRREFGGCAGNIAYNLKLLGGDPIPMATVGQDFGPYRDWFAEMAIPLDRVKEIPELFTPQAFITTDHDNNQITAFHPGAMMRSYENHVRDVPGVSFGIVSPDGREGMLQNSKEFAESGIPFIFDPGQAMPLFNGEELRAFIEQADYVTVNDYESNLLQERTGWSEDTIAGKVKAYIATQGPRGARIFAGGKVYDIPPAHERRVTDPTGCGDAFRAGLIFGIEKSYDWPTIGRIGNLMGALKVEHPGTQNQRFDYAEFAEQFSQQFGYAL, translated from the coding sequence ATGGCTGCCCTGATCTGCGGGTCCCTGGCCTACGACACCATCATGGTGTTCCCGGACCAGTTCAAGAACCACATCCTGCCGGACAAGGTCCACATCCTGAACGTCTCGTTCCTCGTGCCGAGGATGCGTCGCGAATTCGGAGGCTGTGCCGGCAACATCGCCTACAACCTGAAGCTGCTGGGCGGCGATCCGATCCCGATGGCCACCGTGGGCCAGGATTTCGGCCCCTACCGCGACTGGTTCGCGGAGATGGCCATCCCGCTGGATCGGGTGAAGGAAATCCCGGAACTGTTCACGCCGCAGGCCTTCATCACCACCGACCACGACAACAACCAGATCACCGCCTTCCATCCGGGCGCGATGATGCGGTCGTACGAGAACCATGTCCGCGACGTCCCGGGCGTGAGTTTCGGCATCGTCAGCCCCGACGGCCGCGAGGGCATGCTGCAGAATTCGAAGGAATTCGCCGAGTCGGGCATTCCCTTCATTTTCGACCCGGGCCAGGCCATGCCGCTGTTCAACGGCGAGGAATTGCGCGCCTTCATCGAGCAGGCGGACTACGTGACCGTGAACGATTACGAGTCGAATCTGCTGCAGGAGCGCACCGGCTGGAGCGAAGACACCATCGCCGGCAAGGTGAAGGCCTATATCGCCACCCAGGGCCCGCGCGGCGCCCGCATCTTCGCCGGCGGCAAGGTCTACGACATCCCGCCCGCCCACGAGCGCCGGGTCACCGACCCGACCGGCTGCGGCGACGCGTTCCGCGCCGGATTGATCTTCGGAATCGAGAAGAGCTACGACTGGCCGACCATCGGTCGCATCGGCAATCTGATGGGCGCACTGAAAGTCGAGCATCCGGGCACCCAGAACCAGCGCTTCGATTACGCGGAGTTCGCCGAGCAGTTCAGCCAGCAATTCGGTTACGCGCTTTGA
- a CDS encoding rod shape-determining protein: MFKKFRGMFSNDLSIDLGTANTLIFVRGQGIVLNEPSVVAVRHDRVGGGNRSVAAVGAEAKQMLGRTPGHITTVRPMKDGVIADFTYTEEMLKHFIRKVHKSRFLKPSPRVLVCVPCGSTNVERRAIKESAEEAGAREVYLIEEPMAAAIGAGLPVTEARGSMVIDVGGGTTEIAVIALNGIVYAQSVRIGGDRFDEAIINYVRRAHGTLIGEATAERIKLTIGCAYPQATVMEMEVSGRNLAEGVPRMIKLNSNEVLDALREPLGGITSAVKLALEQTPPELCADVAERGIVLTGGGALLRDLDKLISEETGLHVQIADDPLTCVARGGGRALELVDMHGNEFFSPE, translated from the coding sequence ATGTTCAAAAAGTTTCGCGGCATGTTCTCCAACGACCTGTCCATCGACCTGGGCACGGCCAACACCCTCATCTTCGTCCGCGGCCAGGGCATCGTCCTGAACGAGCCGTCCGTGGTCGCGGTGCGCCACGACCGCGTCGGCGGCGGCAACCGTTCGGTCGCAGCGGTCGGCGCCGAAGCCAAGCAGATGCTCGGCCGCACCCCGGGACACATCACCACGGTGCGTCCGATGAAGGATGGCGTGATCGCCGACTTCACCTACACCGAGGAAATGCTCAAGCACTTCATCCGCAAGGTGCACAAATCGCGCTTCCTCAAGCCCAGCCCGCGCGTGCTGGTGTGCGTGCCCTGCGGCTCGACCAATGTCGAACGCCGCGCGATCAAGGAATCGGCCGAAGAAGCCGGCGCCCGCGAGGTGTACCTGATCGAGGAACCGATGGCCGCCGCGATCGGCGCCGGCCTGCCGGTGACCGAGGCCCGCGGGTCGATGGTCATCGACGTCGGCGGCGGCACCACCGAGATCGCGGTGATCGCGCTCAACGGCATCGTTTACGCGCAGTCGGTGCGCATCGGCGGCGACCGTTTCGACGAGGCGATCATCAACTACGTGCGTCGCGCCCACGGCACCCTGATCGGCGAGGCCACCGCCGAGCGCATCAAGCTGACGATCGGCTGCGCCTATCCGCAGGCCACGGTCATGGAAATGGAAGTCTCCGGCCGCAATCTCGCCGAAGGCGTGCCGCGCATGATCAAGCTCAACTCCAATGAAGTGCTGGATGCGCTGCGCGAGCCGCTGGGCGGGATCACCAGTGCGGTCAAGCTGGCGCTGGAGCAGACCCCGCCGGAACTGTGCGCCGACGTCGCCGAGCGCGGCATCGTGCTCACCGGCGGCGGTGCGCTGCTGCGCGATCTCGACAAGCTCATCAGCGAGGAGACCGGCCTGCACGTGCAGATCGCAGACGATCCACTGACCTGCGTCGCCCGCGGCGGCGGTCGCGCGCTGGAACTGGTCGATATGCACGGCAACGAGTTCTTCTCGCCGGAATGA
- the mreC gene encoding rod shape-determining protein MreC, with protein sequence MSPYAGPSAHRSEEIAGTLRLLVALALAIALMVLDHRGGWLTAIRGQIEIVVQPLWRLAGLPAKLGDTMRDDASTRARLAKDNEILRNALLISSARIARLQTAAAENARLRGLLGAAEQGGLDVQLAPILDIALDPTRQRVVLDIGANQGVTQGQAAIDAGGLIGQVIEVRPTTATVLLLTDPDHAVPVSVSRNGIRLVAYGRGDRLELANIPTSSDVKIGDRIVTSGLGGRFPPGFPVGTITKLRRDESRAFLIGDLKPAAQLDRGRDVLLLRRSPTSAVLPAAANAADTANARPTVPEPPATAPTTTEPVR encoded by the coding sequence GTGTCTCCCTACGCCGGCCCTTCCGCACACCGCTCCGAGGAGATCGCGGGCACGTTGCGGCTGTTGGTCGCGCTGGCGCTGGCGATCGCGCTGATGGTGCTGGACCATCGCGGCGGTTGGTTGACCGCCATCCGTGGGCAGATCGAAATCGTGGTACAGCCGCTGTGGCGGCTGGCGGGCCTGCCGGCGAAGCTCGGCGACACCATGCGCGACGACGCATCCACCCGTGCGCGGCTGGCGAAAGACAACGAAATCCTGCGCAACGCGCTGCTGATCAGCAGCGCGCGGATCGCGCGACTGCAGACCGCCGCCGCCGAGAACGCGCGCCTGCGCGGTTTGTTGGGTGCTGCGGAGCAGGGCGGACTCGATGTGCAGCTCGCACCGATCCTCGATATCGCGCTCGATCCCACGCGCCAGCGCGTGGTGCTCGACATCGGCGCCAATCAGGGCGTGACCCAGGGACAGGCGGCGATCGATGCCGGCGGGCTGATCGGCCAGGTGATCGAAGTGCGCCCGACCACCGCGACCGTGCTGCTGCTGACCGATCCCGACCATGCGGTGCCGGTGTCGGTATCGCGCAACGGCATCCGGCTGGTCGCCTACGGGCGCGGCGATCGGCTCGAACTGGCCAACATACCGACGTCCAGCGACGTGAAGATCGGCGACCGGATCGTCACCTCCGGGCTCGGTGGGCGATTCCCGCCCGGGTTTCCGGTCGGCACGATCACCAAACTCCGTCGTGACGAAAGCCGCGCCTTCCTGATAGGCGATCTGAAGCCGGCCGCGCAACTCGATCGTGGCCGCGACGTGCTGCTGCTGCGGCGCTCGCCCACGTCCGCGGTCCTGCCGGCGGCGGCCAACGCCGCCGACACGGCCAATGCGCGCCCGACCGTACCCGAACCGCCCGCAACGGCGCCCACAACGACGGAGCCGGTGCGATGA
- the mreD gene encoding rod shape-determining protein MreD: MSRVRRPWLFPASILVALLLGLLPLPAVLQPLRPYWLALVLTYWLLEDHERVGLGLAFGIGLLADVAFGSLLGEQALRLTVMTFILQRFRPQLRFFPMAQQALAIAGLLLNDQIIVAAMHLVFGQPIRGWMQWWTPLIGAMLWPPLFVLLDGLRVGRKT; this comes from the coding sequence ATGAGTCGCGTGCGTCGGCCCTGGCTGTTCCCGGCGAGCATCCTCGTCGCGCTGCTGCTCGGCCTGTTGCCGCTGCCGGCGGTGCTGCAACCGCTGCGGCCGTACTGGCTCGCGCTGGTACTGACCTACTGGCTGCTGGAAGACCACGAGCGCGTCGGCCTGGGCCTGGCCTTCGGCATCGGCCTGCTCGCCGATGTCGCATTCGGCAGCCTGCTCGGCGAGCAGGCGCTGCGATTGACGGTGATGACCTTCATCCTTCAGCGGTTCCGGCCGCAGCTGCGGTTCTTCCCGATGGCGCAGCAGGCGCTGGCGATCGCCGGCCTGCTGCTGAACGATCAGATCATCGTCGCGGCCATGCATCTCGTGTTCGGCCAGCCGATCCGCGGCTGGATGCAGTGGTGGACGCCGCTGATCGGCGCGATGCTGTGGCCGCCGCTGTTCGTGCTGCTCGATGGGCTGCGCGTGGGTCGGAAGACATAG
- the mrdA gene encoding penicillin-binding protein 2, which translates to MRRRYVKNSAQEATQFRARAAIGFIAVALALVGLSLWYFKLQVLEHTDYAKRSEANRVKQRPEVPARGLIYDRKGRVLADNVPAYRLDVVPGEAGDIDVLVASLSKIIALTPDDIERFNDTRRVTRSFLPVTLRLRITDEEAARFAVDRWRYPGVELVPYLTRRYPYGDLFGHVIGYVGRVDKQDLEKLGEGTAAFSHTGKSGIERYYDAILRGEIGYEQIETNVDGRIIGSLGRIPAKPGVDLRLSIDADLQRAAIIAFGDLTGSAVVLDPRSGEVLAMVSLPTYDPNLFVNGISHANYRLLMDDPAKPLFNRNVLGGVAPGSTLKPLITLAGLDSGLRTPDDKVLSTGEFRIAGQKRGYRDSHGGGHGWTDARKAIGDSVNTYYYRLSLDMGIRKFDEYLSLYGFGAPTGIDLAGETGGILPSPEWKAKNAKKQGPWYLGDTVISSIGQGFWKATPLQLAQGTAALASDGLLRRPHLVSARRDDFDKPWAMVEQPAPRAISRSAANLQVVRDGMIRTVHGPGGTARVISGGLPYRIAGKTGTAQVVSRRGNVSINPRNLPMHLRHRALFTGYAPADSPTIALAVVVEGGGYGASTAAPIARKIFDAWLLGKMPEQDPTALAAALATNPFANVVASASTASTPTAAAPAAANATVEPVSTEPAR; encoded by the coding sequence ATGCGCCGCCGCTACGTCAAGAATTCCGCGCAGGAAGCCACGCAGTTCCGCGCCCGCGCCGCGATCGGCTTCATCGCGGTGGCGCTTGCGCTCGTCGGCCTGTCGCTGTGGTACTTCAAGCTGCAGGTGTTGGAGCACACCGACTACGCCAAACGCTCCGAAGCCAATCGGGTGAAACAGCGGCCGGAAGTGCCGGCGCGCGGTCTGATCTACGACCGCAAGGGCCGCGTGCTCGCCGACAACGTGCCGGCGTATCGTCTCGACGTGGTGCCGGGCGAAGCCGGCGACATCGATGTGCTGGTCGCGTCGCTGTCGAAGATCATCGCGCTCACGCCCGACGACATCGAGCGTTTCAACGATACCCGCCGCGTCACCCGGAGTTTCCTGCCGGTGACTTTGCGCCTGCGCATCACCGACGAAGAAGCCGCGCGTTTCGCGGTCGACCGCTGGCGCTATCCCGGCGTCGAACTGGTGCCGTATCTCACCCGCCGCTATCCCTACGGCGATCTGTTCGGACATGTGATCGGGTACGTCGGCCGCGTCGACAAGCAGGATCTGGAAAAACTCGGCGAAGGCACCGCCGCATTCAGCCACACGGGCAAGTCGGGCATCGAACGCTATTACGACGCGATCCTGCGCGGCGAGATCGGTTACGAACAGATCGAGACCAATGTCGATGGCCGGATCATCGGCAGCCTCGGGCGGATTCCGGCGAAGCCCGGCGTCGACCTGCGCCTGAGCATCGATGCCGACCTGCAGCGCGCCGCGATCATCGCGTTCGGCGACCTCACCGGTTCCGCGGTGGTGCTCGATCCGCGCAGCGGCGAAGTGCTGGCGATGGTCAGCCTGCCCACCTACGATCCGAACCTGTTCGTCAACGGCATTTCCCACGCCAATTACCGTCTGCTGATGGACGATCCGGCGAAACCGCTGTTCAACCGCAACGTGCTCGGCGGCGTCGCGCCCGGCTCCACGCTCAAGCCGCTGATCACGCTCGCCGGCCTCGACAGCGGCCTGCGCACGCCCGACGACAAAGTGCTGTCGACCGGCGAATTCCGTATCGCCGGGCAGAAGCGCGGCTATCGCGATTCGCACGGTGGCGGCCATGGCTGGACCGACGCGCGCAAGGCGATCGGCGATTCGGTCAACACCTACTACTACCGGCTGTCGCTGGACATGGGCATCCGCAAGTTCGACGAATACCTGTCGCTGTACGGCTTCGGTGCGCCGACCGGCATCGATCTGGCCGGCGAGACCGGCGGCATCCTGCCGTCGCCGGAGTGGAAAGCGAAGAACGCGAAGAAGCAGGGACCGTGGTATCTCGGCGACACCGTGATTTCCAGCATCGGCCAGGGGTTCTGGAAAGCCACGCCGCTGCAGCTCGCGCAGGGCACCGCCGCGCTCGCCAGCGACGGTCTGCTGCGTCGCCCGCACCTGGTCAGCGCGCGCCGCGACGATTTCGACAAACCGTGGGCGATGGTGGAACAGCCGGCGCCGCGTGCGATCAGCCGCAGCGCGGCGAATCTGCAGGTCGTGCGCGACGGCATGATCCGCACGGTGCACGGCCCGGGCGGCACCGCGCGCGTGATCAGCGGTGGGCTGCCGTATCGCATCGCCGGCAAGACCGGTACGGCGCAGGTCGTCAGCCGACGCGGCAATGTCAGCATCAATCCGCGCAACCTGCCGATGCATCTGCGCCATCGCGCGCTGTTCACCGGCTATGCGCCGGCCGACAGCCCGACCATCGCGCTCGCGGTGGTGGTCGAAGGCGGCGGCTACGGCGCCAGCACCGCCGCGCCGATCGCACGCAAGATCTTCGACGCCTGGCTGCTCGGCAAGATGCCCGAGCAGGATCCCACAGCGCTCGCGGCAGCGCTCGCGACCAACCCGTTCGCGAATGTCGTCGCCAGCGCGAGTACCGCATCCACGCCGACGGCCGCAGCGCCTGCCGCTGCGAATGCCACCGTCGAGCCGGTCAGCACCGAGCCCGCGCGATGA
- the rodA gene encoding rod shape-determining protein RodA, whose protein sequence is MKTFVRWLLDIFLRLTRTLDWPLLTALLALMGVGLAVLYSAGNESPRLVMAQGARYGIGLAAMWLLSRVPTTQLRSVTPLVFAGSLLPLVAVLFIGQGKHGNHWINLGVFYFQPAEVLKLSLPMMVAWFLHRERLPPRVLTVLTAGAIIAGPTLLILLQPDFGTAMLVAASGAFALFLAGLPWRWFIAAGASVAAAAPVAWFWMLRPYQKDRIRTFLNPESDPLGTGWNIIQSKIAIGSGNWTGQGWGQGTQSHLDYLPEHTTDFIFAVLSEEFGWVGVATVLALYTFVVGRCLWIASEARDTYSRLLAGALGLAFSVYVIVNGSMISGLLPVVGVPMPLLSYGGTAAVSLLAGLGVVMAMKERR, encoded by the coding sequence ATGAAGACTTTCGTCCGCTGGCTGCTGGATATCTTCCTGCGCCTCACGCGCACGCTCGACTGGCCATTGCTGACGGCGCTGCTGGCGCTGATGGGCGTGGGCCTCGCGGTGCTGTACAGCGCCGGCAACGAAAGTCCGCGTCTGGTGATGGCGCAGGGCGCGCGTTACGGCATCGGCCTGGCGGCGATGTGGCTGCTCTCGCGTGTGCCCACGACGCAGTTGCGCAGCGTGACGCCATTGGTGTTCGCCGGTTCGCTGCTGCCGCTGGTCGCGGTGCTGTTCATCGGCCAGGGCAAGCACGGCAATCACTGGATCAATCTCGGTGTGTTCTATTTCCAGCCGGCCGAAGTGCTGAAGCTCAGCCTGCCGATGATGGTCGCGTGGTTCCTGCATCGCGAACGCCTGCCGCCGCGCGTGCTCACGGTGCTCACCGCTGGCGCCATCATTGCCGGGCCGACGCTGCTGATCCTGCTGCAGCCGGATTTCGGCACCGCCATGCTGGTCGCCGCCAGCGGCGCGTTCGCGCTGTTCCTCGCCGGCCTGCCGTGGCGCTGGTTCATCGCTGCAGGCGCCAGCGTCGCCGCCGCCGCGCCGGTTGCATGGTTCTGGATGCTGCGGCCGTACCAGAAAGACCGCATCCGCACCTTCCTCAATCCGGAATCCGATCCGCTCGGTACCGGCTGGAACATCATCCAGTCGAAGATCGCGATCGGCTCCGGCAACTGGACCGGGCAGGGCTGGGGCCAGGGCACGCAGTCGCATCTCGATTATCTGCCCGAGCACACCACCGACTTCATCTTCGCCGTGCTGTCGGAAGAATTCGGCTGGGTCGGCGTCGCCACCGTGCTGGCGCTGTACACCTTCGTCGTCGGCCGCTGTCTGTGGATCGCCAGCGAAGCGCGCGACACCTATTCGCGACTGCTCGCCGGTGCACTGGGCCTCGCGTTCTCGGTGTACGTGATCGTCAACGGCAGCATGATCTCCGGCCTGCTGCCGGTGGTCGGCGTGCCGATGCCGCTGCTCAGTTACGGCGGCACCGCGGCGGTGTCGCTGCTTGCGGGCCTTGGCGTGGTGATGGCGATGAAAGAGCGGCGTTGA
- a CDS encoding SDR family NAD(P)-dependent oxidoreductase translates to MDTNRRRVLITGAGSGLGLALAHRYARNGARVACVDLLADRAEAAAAALSGSGHLAHAADVGDDASMQALHDRIELEWGGVDVLINNAGIASVGPMVETTMEEWRKILDVDLVGVVRGCRLFLPAMLAARKGQIINTASFAGLAGAPGMMTYGVAKAAVVALSEQLRAETHYHGVRVSVICPAFFRTNLLETAFASEKVKAKVIKLMDTSPDTLDGVADKVFASAERGEFMIIPTKREPMRWRLKRWWPAFYFSRVVKLASPRKQAAGGK, encoded by the coding sequence ATGGACACGAATCGACGACGCGTATTGATCACCGGGGCCGGCAGCGGGCTGGGTCTCGCCCTCGCGCACCGCTACGCACGCAACGGCGCGCGCGTGGCCTGCGTCGATCTGCTCGCCGATCGCGCCGAAGCCGCCGCTGCGGCGCTGTCGGGCAGCGGTCATCTGGCGCACGCCGCCGATGTCGGCGACGACGCCTCGATGCAGGCGCTGCACGATCGCATCGAGCTCGAATGGGGCGGCGTGGACGTGTTGATCAACAACGCGGGCATCGCATCGGTCGGGCCGATGGTCGAGACGACGATGGAAGAGTGGCGGAAGATCCTGGATGTCGATCTGGTCGGTGTCGTGCGCGGCTGCCGGCTGTTCCTGCCGGCCATGCTGGCCGCGCGCAAGGGACAGATCATCAACACCGCGAGTTTCGCGGGCCTCGCCGGCGCGCCGGGCATGATGACGTATGGCGTCGCGAAAGCCGCCGTGGTCGCACTGTCGGAACAACTGCGCGCCGAAACGCATTACCACGGCGTCCGCGTCAGCGTGATCTGTCCTGCGTTCTTCCGCACCAATCTGCTGGAGACCGCGTTCGCCAGCGAGAAGGTCAAGGCGAAGGTGATCAAACTGATGGACACCTCGCCGGACACGCTCGACGGCGTCGCCGACAAGGTGTTCGCATCGGCCGAACGCGGCGAGTTCATGATCATCCCGACCAAACGTGAGCCGATGCGCTGGCGGTTGAAGCGCTGGTGGCCGGCGTTCTATTTCAGCCGGGTGGTGAAACTCGCGAGTCCACGCAAACAGGCTGCAGGCGGGAAGTGA
- a CDS encoding glucose 1-dehydrogenase yields MSTPDPLFDLTGRIALVSGASRGIGESIAHLLAAHGAHVVCTSRNVEACAAVAEAIRAAGGSAEAHALHVGDADAIEALFGALDAAGKAPDILVNNAAANPYFGPMIDMDLGSYQKTVDVNLRGYFWATVQAARRMKAKGGGSIVNIASVNAKRPAAGQGVYSMTKAGIVNMTEGFAKELAAHGVRINAVLPGLTDTKFASAITSNPKLMGMMSQLIPMGRSAQPDEIAPAVLFLCSPAAGYVTGTCLVVDGGYLA; encoded by the coding sequence ATGTCGACACCCGACCCTCTCTTCGACCTCACCGGCAGGATCGCGCTGGTCAGCGGCGCATCGCGCGGCATCGGCGAATCCATCGCCCATCTGCTCGCCGCGCATGGCGCGCATGTCGTCTGCACATCGCGCAATGTCGAGGCCTGCGCCGCTGTCGCGGAGGCGATCCGCGCCGCCGGCGGTTCGGCCGAAGCGCACGCCCTGCATGTCGGCGATGCCGATGCGATCGAGGCGCTGTTCGGCGCGCTGGACGCCGCAGGCAAAGCACCCGATATCCTGGTCAACAACGCGGCGGCGAATCCGTATTTCGGCCCGATGATCGACATGGACCTGGGCAGCTACCAGAAAACCGTCGACGTGAATCTGCGCGGCTATTTCTGGGCCACGGTGCAGGCGGCGCGGCGGATGAAGGCCAAGGGCGGCGGCAGCATCGTCAATATCGCGTCGGTCAACGCGAAGCGGCCCGCCGCCGGGCAGGGCGTCTACTCGATGACCAAGGCCGGCATCGTCAACATGACCGAAGGCTTCGCCAAGGAACTCGCCGCGCACGGTGTCCGCATCAACGCGGTACTGCCGGGCTTGACCGATACGAAATTCGCATCGGCCATCACTTCCAATCCGAAACTGATGGGCATGATGTCGCAGCTGATTCCGATGGGCCGCAGCGCGCAGCCGGACGAGATCGCGCCGGCGGTGCTGTTCCTGTGCTCGCCGGCTGCGGGCTATGTCACCGGGACCTGCCTCGTGGTGGATGGTGGTTATCTGGCGTAA
- a CDS encoding class I SAM-dependent methyltransferase yields the protein MRSLHITVLALAFATLAGCAHVGVVDGDAIARRLAAPSRSVDDRERDARDRPDAVLELAGFGRGETIADIFGGGGYYSEIISGIVGPRGQVLLINNAAYDAYAKKGLEPRLAGNRLPNVRYSIVPNEALGLGENALDGALVVMSYHDLYHADPENGWQAIDAGQFIDQIVAALKPGGRLLIVDHVAREGSGNADAQALHRIEATFAVRDFKAHGLEFAGSIETLRNRDDDHSKNVFDPAIRGKTDRFVHLYRKP from the coding sequence ATGCGTTCGCTGCACATCACCGTTCTTGCACTCGCATTCGCCACGCTCGCAGGCTGTGCCCATGTCGGCGTCGTCGACGGCGATGCCATCGCCCGTCGGCTCGCCGCGCCGTCGCGCAGCGTCGACGATCGCGAACGCGATGCGCGCGACCGTCCGGATGCCGTGCTCGAACTCGCCGGATTCGGGCGCGGCGAGACCATCGCCGACATCTTCGGCGGCGGCGGTTACTACAGCGAGATCATTTCCGGCATCGTCGGCCCGCGAGGGCAGGTACTGTTGATCAACAATGCGGCCTACGATGCCTACGCGAAGAAAGGGCTCGAACCCCGTCTCGCCGGCAACCGTCTGCCCAACGTCCGCTATTCGATCGTGCCGAACGAAGCCCTGGGGCTCGGCGAGAACGCGCTCGACGGCGCGCTGGTCGTGATGTCGTATCACGACCTGTACCACGCCGACCCGGAAAACGGCTGGCAGGCGATCGACGCCGGGCAGTTCATCGATCAGATCGTCGCTGCGCTGAAACCGGGCGGGCGGCTGCTGATCGTCGATCACGTCGCGCGCGAAGGCTCCGGCAACGCCGATGCGCAGGCGTTGCACCGGATCGAAGCGACGTTCGCCGTACGCGATTTCAAGGCGCATGGGCTGGAGTTCGCCGGCAGCATCGAAACCCTGCGCAATCGTGACGACGACCACAGCAAGAACGTGTTCGACCCTGCGATCAGGGGCAAGACCGACCGTTTCGTGCATCTCTACCGCAAGCCATGA
- a CDS encoding nuclear transport factor 2 family protein, which yields MKTLSMFCVLLSAGLSPLAAQAVSGSDVDPLFDTISALDTEVFAAFNACSDPAQLDKHSGFFAPDIEFYHDTGGVTWNRDAMLANTRQYVCGHFRRELIPGSLEVFPVKDFGAIARGSHRFCRFDSGECEGMADFTIVWRQQDGKWTITRVLSYAHRAAS from the coding sequence ATGAAAACGCTGTCGATGTTCTGCGTGCTGCTGTCGGCGGGTCTGTCTCCGTTGGCTGCGCAGGCGGTGTCCGGCTCCGACGTCGATCCTCTCTTCGATACGATCTCCGCGCTCGACACCGAAGTCTTCGCCGCTTTCAACGCCTGCAGCGATCCGGCGCAACTCGACAAGCATTCGGGTTTCTTCGCGCCCGATATCGAGTTCTATCACGACACCGGCGGCGTGACCTGGAACCGCGATGCGATGCTCGCGAATACCAGGCAGTACGTCTGCGGCCATTTCCGTCGAGAATTGATTCCCGGTTCGCTGGAAGTATTTCCGGTCAAGGATTTCGGCGCCATCGCCCGCGGTTCGCACCGCTTCTGCCGGTTCGACAGCGGCGAATGCGAAGGCATGGCCGATTTCACCATCGTCTGGCGCCAGCAGGACGGGAAGTGGACGATCACCCGCGTGCTCAGCTACGCCCATCGCGCCGCATCCTAG
- a CDS encoding MOSC domain-containing protein, with the protein MHLSSLHLYPLKSAAGLAVETIDILPRGPRHDRRWLVVDADNRFVTARQVSQMVLIRAQVQENGLRLSAPGMPDLDVASPLPDASRLRVTIWKDTVDAPVVDPAADAWLSGFLQQPVRLVHMDDDARRAVDPAYARPGDEVSFADGYPLLVIAQTALDGLNARLAEAGRAPVAMAQFRPNLVVAGAAAHAEDHWKRVRIGGLEFEAVKPCARCVFTTVDPVSGARRHDGEPLNILKDYRRTPGGITFGMNLIPRGSGVLLVGDAMAVLA; encoded by the coding sequence ATGCATCTGTCTTCGCTGCATCTCTATCCGTTGAAGTCGGCCGCAGGCCTTGCGGTCGAAACCATCGATATCCTTCCGCGCGGTCCGCGTCACGATCGCCGCTGGCTGGTGGTGGATGCCGACAATCGTTTCGTCACTGCGCGACAGGTTTCGCAGATGGTGCTGATCCGCGCGCAAGTGCAGGAAAACGGCCTGCGTCTGTCCGCGCCCGGCATGCCCGATCTCGATGTCGCCTCTCCGCTGCCGGATGCCTCGCGCCTCCGCGTCACGATCTGGAAGGACACGGTGGATGCACCGGTCGTCGATCCTGCAGCGGATGCCTGGTTGAGTGGGTTTCTGCAGCAGCCGGTCCGGCTGGTGCACATGGACGACGACGCGCGGCGCGCGGTCGATCCCGCCTACGCGCGGCCCGGCGACGAAGTGAGTTTCGCCGATGGTTATCCCTTGCTGGTCATCGCGCAGACGGCGCTCGATGGCTTGAACGCGCGTCTCGCCGAAGCTGGCCGTGCGCCGGTCGCGATGGCGCAGTTCCGGCCGAACCTCGTCGTCGCCGGTGCCGCCGCGCATGCCGAGGATCATTGGAAACGCGTGCGCATCGGCGGGCTCGAATTCGAAGCGGTCAAACCGTGCGCACGCTGCGTGTTCACCACCGTCGATCCTGTCAGCGGTGCGCGTCGCCACGACGGCGAGCCGTTGAACATCCTGAAGGATTATCGACGCACACCGGGCGGGATCACCTTCGGCATGAATCTGATTCCGCGTGGCAGCGGCGTATTGCTTGTCGGCGATGCGATGGCTGTGTTGGCTTGA